A single window of Vibrio sp. SCSIO 43137 DNA harbors:
- the smpB gene encoding SsrA-binding protein SmpB: MAKKKSKTKATSNTIALNKKVRHEYFIDDEIEAGLELQGWEVKSLRQGKVNIAESYVFMRDGEAFISGMTITPLNQASTHVVANPTRVRKLLLSRRELDNLFGRINREGMTLAALSLYWSRSWVKIKIGVAKGKKLHDKRTDMKEKDWARDKARIMKSSLR; this comes from the coding sequence ATGGCAAAGAAAAAATCAAAAACCAAAGCAACTAGTAACACTATTGCGCTAAATAAAAAAGTTCGCCACGAGTATTTCATCGATGATGAGATAGAAGCGGGGCTTGAGCTTCAGGGCTGGGAAGTAAAATCACTTCGCCAGGGCAAAGTTAATATTGCGGAAAGCTACGTGTTTATGCGCGACGGTGAAGCCTTTATCAGCGGCATGACCATCACCCCGCTAAATCAGGCCTCTACCCATGTTGTGGCTAACCCGACAAGGGTTCGTAAACTGCTGCTTTCCAGAAGAGAGTTAGACAACCTGTTCGGACGCATTAACCGTGAAGGGATGACGCTGGCTGCGCTGTCACTTTACTGGTCTCGCTCATGGGTAAAAATCAAAATCGGTGTGGCGAAGGGTAAAAAACTTCACGACAAACGTACTGATATGAAAGAGAAAGACTGGGCACGCGATAAAGCTCGAATCATGAAGAGCAGCTTGCGTTAA
- the pbpC gene encoding penicillin-binding protein 1C, giving the protein MFNRGAEYRKARWLVALGLSLALLVALANFLYPLPPLYPDGPSTVVVSKEGVVLRSFGNKLGVHRYQTSVGQVDPFYIEALLNYEDRWFYYHPGVNPFSLVRALWQWGVNGRVISGGSTLTMQIARQIDPHSRSISGKLKQIWRALQLEWRYSKDELLTLYLNLAPFGGNIEGVEAAAQRYFSKSASNLTKNEAAMLVVMPQMPSLNRPDRYPERAKKVRNKVLARITESGLLSEEEYQLLIQEPVAVRWHQSPFFAPLLSQKLHRDKPDDEVITTTIDFGLQQKINKVFAQKKYALPAKTSAAVLIVDNASAEVLAYQGSIDFSDLERFAHIDMTQATRSPGSTLKPFIYGVALDMGLIHSESLLSDVPSSFSGYKPSNLNGKFLGAVSVSNALKLSLNVPAIQVLNRVTPEVFDQKLKQAGIHLQHKKANLSIGLGGTGTNLFDLVALYRSLANQGMVSSLKISPSQAQGRGKSLLSPESSWIIFDTLSDLSAPDRVVPTSRRKIAWKTGTSYGYRDFWSVGVSPDYTVAVWIGRPDSSPVVGYLGATQAAPLMFDLFDLLPRDKLQLTKPEKVKRVLTCWPGGRAYANSPEGRCLRKKYTLTIDKLTPPTMQSNGNFVLGDKWPSRLHVWQKQRAVVNREEQQEKVMITTLRSGQHYYQSQLDRLPLKTNLQSPEVSWFINHKPYNEKTLVLKDFKNEVNITACLNAVCDKKVIYIHD; this is encoded by the coding sequence GTGTTTAATAGAGGAGCGGAATATCGAAAAGCTCGATGGCTGGTTGCGTTAGGCTTAAGTTTGGCGTTATTGGTTGCTTTGGCGAACTTTCTTTATCCGCTTCCTCCCCTCTATCCCGATGGCCCTTCTACTGTGGTTGTTTCAAAGGAGGGCGTGGTATTACGCTCATTTGGTAACAAACTAGGTGTGCACCGTTATCAAACCTCTGTCGGACAGGTCGATCCCTTCTATATTGAAGCACTACTGAACTACGAAGACCGCTGGTTTTATTATCACCCCGGAGTGAACCCATTTTCTCTTGTCCGGGCGCTTTGGCAGTGGGGAGTCAATGGTCGGGTGATCTCGGGTGGCTCTACCTTGACTATGCAGATAGCGAGGCAGATAGATCCGCATTCAAGGTCGATATCTGGCAAATTGAAACAGATATGGCGAGCGTTGCAGTTAGAGTGGCGTTATAGCAAAGATGAATTGCTGACACTTTATCTAAACCTTGCTCCTTTTGGCGGTAATATCGAAGGGGTGGAAGCGGCCGCCCAGCGATACTTTTCAAAATCAGCATCCAACTTAACCAAAAATGAGGCTGCCATGTTAGTGGTGATGCCTCAAATGCCATCCTTAAATCGTCCGGATAGATACCCCGAACGAGCGAAAAAAGTTCGCAATAAGGTACTCGCACGTATTACGGAAAGTGGCTTGCTTAGCGAAGAAGAGTATCAGCTACTTATACAAGAACCGGTTGCGGTTCGTTGGCATCAATCACCTTTTTTTGCACCTTTGTTAAGCCAGAAGTTACATAGAGATAAGCCCGATGATGAAGTCATTACGACCACGATAGACTTTGGCCTTCAGCAAAAAATAAACAAGGTATTCGCCCAAAAAAAATATGCGCTGCCAGCCAAAACTTCCGCAGCGGTACTGATTGTGGATAACGCCAGTGCAGAGGTGCTTGCTTATCAAGGCTCAATCGACTTTTCCGATCTGGAGCGTTTTGCCCATATTGATATGACTCAGGCAACACGTTCACCCGGCTCTACATTAAAGCCGTTTATTTACGGAGTGGCATTGGATATGGGGCTTATCCATAGTGAAAGTCTGTTAAGTGATGTGCCTTCTTCTTTCTCTGGTTACAAGCCAAGTAATCTGAACGGTAAGTTCCTTGGGGCGGTAAGCGTGAGTAATGCATTGAAACTGTCACTAAACGTACCAGCGATACAAGTGCTGAACCGGGTGACACCAGAAGTGTTTGACCAGAAGCTGAAGCAGGCCGGTATCCATTTACAGCACAAAAAGGCCAATTTAAGTATCGGCTTAGGGGGGACAGGCACCAATCTGTTTGATCTGGTTGCTTTATATCGTTCTCTTGCTAATCAAGGAATGGTCTCTAGTTTAAAGATATCTCCTTCACAAGCACAGGGCCGGGGGAAGTCGTTGCTAAGTCCTGAGAGCAGTTGGATTATCTTTGATACCTTAAGTGACTTAAGCGCACCCGATAGGGTGGTGCCTACGTCACGAAGAAAAATAGCCTGGAAAACGGGAACCAGCTACGGCTATCGTGATTTTTGGTCTGTAGGGGTAAGCCCTGATTATACGGTAGCAGTTTGGATTGGTAGGCCTGACTCTAGTCCAGTTGTCGGCTATTTAGGGGCAACGCAGGCTGCGCCGTTAATGTTTGATCTGTTTGATCTGTTACCAAGGGATAAATTACAACTTACTAAACCAGAAAAGGTAAAAAGGGTACTCACTTGTTGGCCGGGTGGGCGTGCTTATGCCAATAGTCCTGAAGGGCGCTGTCTGCGTAAAAAGTACACCTTAACCATAGACAAGTTAACCCCACCGACTATGCAGAGTAATGGAAACTTTGTTTTGGGGGATAAATGGCCGAGCCGATTACATGTATGGCAAAAGCAGCGGGCGGTAGTAAACCGTGAAGAACAACAAGAGAAAGTGATGATTACAACGCTTCGCTCCGGGCAACATTATTATCAGTCACAGCTTGACCGTTTGCCTCTTAAAACAAATTTGCAGTCACCGGAGGTGAGTTGGTTTATTAACCATAAACCGTACAACGAAAAGACACTCGTTCTTAAAGACTTCAAGAACGAGGTCAATATAACAGCCTGTTTAAATGCGGTATGCGATAAAAAGGTTATCTATATCCACGATTAA
- a CDS encoding SRPBCC family protein — protein sequence MPQVRRSALVSFSAEQMYKLVNDVASYPEFLPGCSGAQVLQQSESAMVASVDVSKAGISKTFTTSNILENGSAILMELVDGPFKTLKGGWYFTELDESACKVELKLDFEFSSKLIEMAFGKVFNELTNNMVNAFTQRAKQVY from the coding sequence ATGCCGCAAGTGAGACGTTCTGCATTAGTGTCTTTTAGTGCCGAGCAAATGTATAAGCTGGTGAACGATGTAGCCAGTTATCCGGAGTTTCTGCCCGGCTGTTCCGGTGCACAAGTTTTACAGCAGAGCGAATCTGCCATGGTTGCCTCTGTGGATGTGTCCAAAGCCGGCATCAGCAAAACCTTTACTACCTCCAATATTCTTGAAAATGGCAGCGCCATTTTGATGGAGCTGGTGGACGGGCCGTTTAAAACCCTGAAAGGCGGATGGTATTTTACTGAGCTGGACGAGTCGGCCTGTAAGGTAGAGCTTAAGCTGGACTTTGAGTTTTCCAGTAAACTGATTGAGATGGCGTTTGGTAAAGTTTTTAATGAGCTGACTAATAATATGGTGAACGCTTTCACTCAACGCGCGAAGCAGGTGTATTAA